A window of the Cannabis sativa cultivar Pink pepper isolate KNU-18-1 chromosome X, ASM2916894v1, whole genome shotgun sequence genome harbors these coding sequences:
- the LOC115702413 gene encoding uncharacterized protein LOC115702413 encodes MIHANTQSVAYLDSTNDFIQTDIMKCIQNAVDMYRIEKNIRNKGPVKINQYTCRQQPDGVQCGYYVMKIIQSFMTVVNPASFLKNHFKLDAPYSNEEINVVRDELAEFVKPLIID; translated from the exons ATGATTCATGCCAATACTCAAAGTGTTGCATATCTTGACTCGACGAATGACTTTATCCAAACTGATATTATGAAATGTATCCAAAa tGCTGTGGACATGTACAGGATCGAAAAAAATATACGAAACAAGGGTCCAGTAAAAATCAACCAATACACGTGTCGACAGCAGCCGGATGGAGTACAATGTGGTTATTATGTTATGAAGATTATCCAGAGTTTCATGACGGTTGTTAATCCTGcaagttttttgaaaaatcat TTCAAGTTAGACGCTCCCTATAGTAACGAGGAGATCAATGTCGTACGGGATGAGTTGGCCGAATTTGTGAAGCCTTTGATTATAGATTAA